DNA from Thunnus maccoyii chromosome 21, fThuMac1.1, whole genome shotgun sequence:
CATGACCTCtaagatttatcttgtgaccctttgcAGAGGAGTCAATCCCTATGTTGGGAAAAAACTGGACTAATTTACATCACATTATATAAATTACTTAAAACTAcctccacctcaaccagctacaGCAGTAAAATGCTACTTAATCATCGACGTATCAGtaaaaatctaataatgtcatatcTGATAAAGGTTTCAGctgttttacttttgatactttcagTAAACTTCTGTACTTCTACTTAAGCTGGAGTTTGAATGCATGACTATTACTTGTACTAGTCCCTCTTCCACCCCTGTGCACACTGaactttaagtgttttttttttttcccttcatcgCTGATTTACAGTGCAGCATTTTGGACTCTGCATTGAAAGCAGGGATGAAGTAACacaagaagaagtttttttgcAATTACTAATCCTCATCAGCCTTGCAGTGGAAACGGAGATGTTGAGGTGGAGGCCATATAAGTGCAGGAAAAGAGGGCAGTGAAAAGGCTCCCTGGGacatttctgctctttttttgtaacttatatatgtgtgtttccatAACACACTTATAGAAAGAGTCCCTGTTAAAACCTGTTTATTGGAAGGTGTGTGGATGTGAGGTACCTCTGAAGTTGACACCGCTTCTTGTCAAAAGGGAAATGGGTCAAGGTCctagtttgtttcatgtcacCCTCTCTTGGCCTCCTTTGCCACCAGCCTGTGTGTTTTGCCACTTGGACCTCCAGCTTTTAGCAGGTCTCAAACAGTAATCCTTTTAATACCTGGCTACTTTTGATGAGCATTTTGAAACGTTTCTCAAGGCCGTATGGATGTATTTCAAAGAACCCAGAGACAAAAGGAAACTGGAGCCAGTTGCTGCCTCTCTCTCGTTGGCATACAGTTACACCTCCGAACACACGGGCACATTCAAAGCGGAAAATAACTACACCCTGTGggaacaataaaacacaactaaTCACTTATAGTGTAACATGGCCGTTATTGTGTTTGCAAGGTGTCTGTGAGAGCGAGCATGGGAATGGACATTTGAGGGAAACACCTCGGGAGTGACCTCATCTTGCCTGTTGCCCCATTTGTGCCAACAATGTCCGCTAGTTTGCGCCTTCGCCATTAGTACAGTTAGAGCAAAAAAATATGATTCTTTTTAAAGGAAAGTTATTGTTGATCATGTTTCAAGGTTGTTGTTGGAGCTTATCCTGCTCACTTATCAAGTTTAAAGACATCCAACTGGAACTGAGATCCTCATGACTTCATAAAATGATGCTCTTATTGGTAGATTTGTAAGTTTTATACAAGCCCATTGTTGGGAGTATGATTTGCTGGTTTaaatataaagacagaaaaggtCAGTGAGAAGGAATGGGCTCGCTCCTTTGATTTAAAGAGCTGAATAACCTCCCATTCAGCTACATTAAATCAGTCAACTTTAATACCCTTCTTTAAGCAGAAGCCAAGTACTGTAGTTCAACTTGAGTAACTTATTTTCAAAGGGCTGGTCATAAATAGCCGAAGAAAAAGAGGGGTCACAAATATCTGCTGGCAGCCTGGCTTAAGAATGTCACccatgcaaacatacacacatacacacacgcacaagcacacacacatacacacacacacacatgggtgCAGGGTCGAGGAGGTTGTAGACACAGCAGGGCGCTGAGGATTAAAACAGATCAAAACAAAGTTAATAACTGCTAATGAGAGCCCGAGGCTCCCTGGGGACCCAATCCCAGTGTACCTTCCATTCTTCTACTCTAGTCCAAACACTCTTCTCTGCACAGTCTTTTGTTTCACTGTCTTACCCAATCTCCCCTCACATGTAGGAGCTTTGCCTGTGCAGAGAAGCAAGACATGTGAATGTGCGCCGGTATTTCTTTGAAGTTAAACCTTCACTTAGAAGTCAATATTTTGCCACAAAAGCATCTCTGTGAGCTGCTATTTAAAgtgttctctttttctttctctgtagtGCCCATCTATGTGCCGTTCTTGATCGTGGGCTCGGTGTTTGTGGCTTTCATCCTGGTGGGTTCTGTGGTTGCTGTGTGCTGCTGCCGCTGCCTCCGACCCAAACAGGAGCTGTCATCAGGAGGGGCATCAGGAGGCGGTGCCAGCGGTGGGCGCCTCCTGGAAACCATTCCCATGATGTCCAGCGCGGGCACCTCTAGAGGCTCATCCTCCCGCCAGTCCAGCACAGCCACTTCGTCCAGCTCCTCTGCCCCGCCCGCTGCCTCCCGCCCCGCTGCCCCTCTCATGCGGGCGCAGGCCTCCTGCTGCCTGCCCCCTGACGCCAGCGTCTTCGTCAACATGCCCACCAACTTCTCTGTACTCAACTGCCAGCAGGCCACCCAAATCATGCCTCATCAGGGACAGTTCCTACACCCGCAATACATCGGCTACGCCCACCCCGTGGCCCCTGCCGCAGCATTCCTGGACCCCACCCAGGGAGGATACAGACCCCTGCAGTCCCCCTGTCCTCCTCCCACCGGTGGGTCCAGTGTCACCAGTGACCAGAAATACCCTCCAGTGACTGTGTGATGAGGGGGCCAACCTGCAGACCACTCTGCCACTTTGTTGTGAAGACTAACTTGTGAAGTTTAACCTGTGCGGGCTGCGCCTGAGACCTTCAGTGGACACTGCCAGAGTGGAAAAGGAAAGGCAAGAGTCAGACTCACATGAAGGACTCATAAAGCCGTTACTGGCAGCAGGGCCTGCTCTGCTATTGTGagtggtgtgtgtctgtttagTGTGTCATATGATCTCTTGGCAAGTTGGAATGAGCTAAGCTCAGCCTACGATGGGGTAAGATGGATGCATAAACAACTGCATAATGGTGGGTTACACAGCCCAGATGGGTAATAATGCACAGCTCAGTGCAGCCTGCAGCTCAAATAAagactgtgcatgtgtttgtgtttgcatgtatgtgtatgtgagagagagaaagaaaagatttgttGGTTTATATGTGTAGGAATGAGTGATGACTGGGTGATTTATAGCGGTGAACTGTATGTAAAGTGGatattcaagcaaaaaaaagaattatGACCACATGCTGTGTTTATGCCATGTGCACATCTGCACTTGTGAATGATTGTGAATGGTATACAATACAGAATATGTTTGTTTGCGTTTAAAGTATGAGGAAATGAAGCATGTGAAAAGATGTTtgtactgtacgtgtgtgaAGTGTGGAGGGATGTGGTCGTATGAGTAACTGTGAGTTAACTGCATGTAATGGGAAATGCAGGTGGTGTGATGTGAAAGGCAGTCACAATCTCCCTGTAGACCATTTAAACTCTAATGAAGTGAACACAGGACACAGACTGTAACACTCCACCCTACTATATAACCCCCCTCCTGCCACCCAAAAAGaaaaaccccccccccacaaaaaacaaaaaaatactgcCCCAACTGCCCTGAGCGGAAACACACTCAGAccccaaaaatgaaaatattcatgcAAGGCTGGCAGTTAATGTACCTAagaagtgtgagtgtgtgacatagagagggagtgagaggcAGTCCTCTGAAGATTAGAGTTAATTATACAACGAAAACTCTGCCAAATACCCCCTTCACTTCTCTCCTgtgagaggtgtgtgtgtgtatgtgtgtgtgtgtatttaacaCTCCCACAGTTCAGTGCATTAGCTGAGGGCACGGGTAGCTCCAGGGCAGCTTTGAGTCACTATTTTCCACATAAGAAAGGAACAGAAATGGCAGTTACTGGTTGttcatgtgagaaaaaaaacgaaaaaaaaaaaaaaaacggagtGAAAGTTTTGTCAGCCATTCTGTGTACTGTTGTGCAGCTGGGTCTGTAACACGACTGGTAACTCAGTAACATGCAACTTCAGGAATGTGCTGCTCCACTGAGCGTGCAGCCAAAGATGTCCCATAGTGCTGAAACTGGTACGTCTGTGTACCTCATCTGTATTCCGAGCACAGTGTCTGTAAGATACAGTAGGCAGCTTGTGTGCGATAAAATAAGAACatctgtaaaatggtggattcATTTAGGTCCGATGTGTTTGCTCCCTGTGAAATACAGTGATTTGATGATGCAGGAATGACATTTTTCATATgaatttgagaaaataaacaacttttaaaacagaaagcagTGTTTTGAGAGCTTCTTTTACCTTCGTCTGTCATAAATATACatgttttgtgcttttaaagCCATGAAGGGAGATTTTTCTGTTGCCATGGCCCCTCCAGGTGagttatatttacatacatacatgctcAGAGACGAGGCTTGGTTCACAAAGCTGTGTGGTGAATGGGTTTGCACACAGAAGTGTCTCAAATTCTTAATCCccttgaaacacacacacatacttaagCTATTAGAAACACttcttatatacacacacacacttacagacagCTCTACCACCCACGGTGGACAGAACGAATACCTGTCACATCACCCGAAACAATAAACCACAACAGTTGACAGTTAAAAACTATGACGACGTCTTTGAGCCTGTGGAGGTGCAGTGTTGGCAGGCTTCTCCAGAAACTCGGCTAATGTGGAAAGCGGAGCGGGCCATCAGGGAGTCACCGGGGATGAGCTGAGAAACTTAAATGGCTCTCTGGCTCCAGCTAGTCCGATGGATTCTCCATACTGGAGCAGCTGTAGTCGGGTTTGGGCTGGGACGCATCCAGGAAGGTGGGTGGGAAAGGGATCTCCAGTTGGACTCCAGCATCCAGGGACGGGAAGGGGGGGTATTAATCTGCTAATGGTCTGTCTACACCAACTCTCCTGAGCTCAGAAAGGGAGCGTGGGAGAGGTTTGATTCTGTTAATATATGAAACTATAAGTATTTCATGCACAAATCATCCCTTTTGATCTTTTTTCTACTCTATTTTCAGCACAAAACTCCCCCAAGTACTTTCACTGTTATTCAGAAAATGCATGAGTGCATGAGTAGAGAGCTTACAGTCAGGAGACAGAGACATTTGGTCAGGCCATGGATTGATTAGATTTAATGTTTAGGACTCGGATGGacaacccccctcccctcccgaCCCTTCAGTCTTGCATTCCTGAACCAGAGTGTCCTCAACAGGAAGCACAAGGACAATAGACTCTACATTCAGACAAATCCCAGAGCCAGAAAAACACATGATCCACGCAAGTGTCTCAATCAGATCCCTTCTGTTCAGACGCCTATTAGCACTAGTTCAAGTAAAATATTCCTTCTAAGACGTAAATGAGTACAAAAACAGGcattaatgaaaaaagaaattataaacacatacacatgtccactttaataaaaaataaaaagaaagaaacactgtCCAGTAGAGAGTGGGAGTCCAACAGAACTGAAGGAGGAAGCTCTAAtgccaggctgctgctgctgctgcttctatGTCAGCTGACGATGCTAGACAGGTGGCATCAGGAATCACAGGAGCGGTcggaattaaaaacaaaaaaaaaaactaagtggAATTTTTgtgccacagaggaggagagacgaGGAGGCTGCCAGATGGAGAGATAGGAAGGAAGGAATGAcgggaaagagagagataagcaagaggagggagaggaagtaACGGCGGGGTGAGGAGGCGTTGCAGGGTGGTGGTCCAGTTTAGGGTGAGCGTCTTGCctcagtgacatcactgtgatgTTTGGCAGTGAGGCTTGGTGCTGCAATGGGACGAGGTTTGGTGCAGGGGGTGCAGGGCTCCGGTGGTCCTTGGTCTATGcctttctccctccctttttGAGGAATTCatctgcgtctgtgtgtgtgtgtgtgtgtgtgtgtgtgtttattttgacgTCCCCTCCTCTCCGATGTCGGCATGTGATGACAGACTAGCTAAACCCACCTCACGAGAGGGAGATGAGACAGAACTGTGGAagctaacatacacacacaaacacgcgcaaactgacacacacatgcacacaaacacaggagcGCCAAATGCgtgcagacacacatgcacaggcagATACAGACGCACtggaatgcacacacacacacacacgcacacacacacgttaacgCACATTAACATGAACCAAACCCAGTCTGTGGGGTATACAGATATGAGAAGCAGTCTCTGAGTTTGACTTGTCATGTTTGTGCGTGGATATGATTGCTCATGCCTGTGCAGCTTGTGTGAGTTTGGAGAATGTTTATTCCGTATAGTCGGCCTGGTCCCTTCTCTCAAGTCAGTCCTCCATGCGCCAGCGACGGCCTCCACGCCTAACCGTGACCCCCACCCCTGTCCAGGGGTCAGGTCAGTGTTCCCGTAAGGCCACAGCAGGGGTCGGTCACCCGGCGTGAGGGTGTCACATAAGTCTGTCTCCGCTGTCACCTTGACAACCATTGCTACGGTGAGCTGAAGCCTTGGTCTGGGGCGGGGCTAGAGGCTGGGGCGTTGGCGGGTGGTGTCGTAGGAGCGCACCACCTGGGATTGGGACACCACGCCGTGCTCCTCCTGAGAGAAGGCATAACCATCTGCAGAgcgagagaagaagacagatttcaaatgttaaacagaaaaacagaaagtgcAGTTTACTTTACTTCACATTTTGTTGGCTGTGCTTTTACTTCCACCAGAAACTACAATCTAAATCTCTCCgccagaaaacaacaacaaagactgCAACTACTGAATCATAAGGGGTTTATTTTGCTGgtcactcagtgtgtgtgttcttagcCAAATATTATGCAAATAATAGGACTCGGGTCCTCTTTTATCAGTTTTATCAGTACTCTATCAGTACTCTATCAGTAGAGTTGCTTTTTGGTTCAAATTGCTCCATGTTTGGTTTAACAGATATGTAAAACAGACCATAACTTATTGTTCTCCTCTTCTGCATACTTAgtttataatgaaaaaacatgtatgtatgtgtgtttttaagacACAAGAAATGTAATAAGAGTGAAGTGAGACAAACACAATTCTCTTTTCCACTTAGAGGTTACTGAAGCCACTGAGAATGGTCGACAATATTTGAACTTAAATTACAGCCAGGTACCAGCTATCAAACTTGGATAACGTTGAAGTATGTACGTTTAGAAAAAGATACTCACGTGACACAGTCTGCTGCACCGAGTTCGAGCGTCCTACACTTGAAGGCGTTTTCCTAAAGACTCTTGTCAGCAGATGGGCTCGTTCGTTTAGACTGCAGGAAAAGGAAAGACAGAACAATTACTCCAGTAGTGTCACATAAACACTCAGTTATAAAGTAGGTAATTAAAGAGAATTTTCACTACTTGCACTACGACACAGCACCATTACTAGCtactgtgaaatatttcttAAATCAGAATCCTCAGTgcctttatatttctttatgcTCTCAGCTCCAACCAGCGGGAGGTCTAACAACTTTTAAGACACTCCTCCTATCCTGAAGGATACGAGCCAGAATTAAATTTCTTCTTCGGGGATCAACACTTATCAATAGACTAACAAAATCTGAGCGGTTTTAAAACCCAGAGGTGGGTAGGAGGTAGATCTGAGTGcttctgacatttaatttaacCCAACAGTAAGTCATAAACTTGCCGCAGGGTAAGAGGACATCCACAGTAAACTATTCCTCACCACCCCCCCACTcttcactcctctcctctcttctccccctTTCCAAGAAGAAGACTGGATCCTCTGTTCTGAGACCACACGCCGTCACGGCTCCTCTCCTCCCGTGACCAAAAATAACTAAGGCCTTTCCAGATATTGCACACAaatgcacgcatgcacacatacttCTTCAGTTCATATCCGTCTCTCCAGTCTCATCACCATCATTGCAGCTATTAAAGCCATAGGTGTTGGGTGTAAATGTACTGCACTAGcaattttatttgaaaagatATATTTTCGACATTTATCTGCCAATGGAGCATTAAATTCACACAAGAGGGGTTTCCCTGGCGCTTGCTCAGTGGCTCTGATATGATGATCAACAGAGTAGTTATGGACTAGAGCCACCCTCCTCAAGGACAGAAAATTGGAGCAAGTAGTTAGGAAATTTTGAAATTACTGTAAGTAACTGTTTGGAAACTTCACTGAAGTGTTTGtcaaaaaaaggggaaaaaaatcaagggCTCTGAACTTTGCTTAAGGAGTCTTTGGCCAAAGAAAATGATGTCTGTTAGATAGATGACAGTGCCGAGTGAATGATAAAAGACTAAATGGTGGTTggacaaataaatgaaagtcTGACGGATCAATACGACTCAACTTGTCCTTTCCCTTGCTGTGATGTTTCTGTCAGGCCTCCTTCTGGATTCAAAATGGCCCAAAGATGTGCTCCGTTTGAACTCTTCCCCCGAGACTCTCCTGTACTCTACCTTTCCAATCCTTTCCCATGCCTACACCAGGACCTCCCCAGGAACTACAAACACAGATGTGCTCTTTTCCATTTTGCTCCATTGCCTCTCTGCCCACCCCTACTCTACTCCTCTTATTCCAAATGGAGAGGACTCAAGGATCCAGTCCTGCTTCCCTGGCTTTATATGCAGGGTGAGTCCAGGACGGGGCCCTGCGTAAGGTTCGGGAGGAGTGGTGTGGTAACTCAGCCTTCCCTTTCCAACCTGAAAACATACCTCAGACTTCTCTCCTTTCAAGAACCAAACTGCTCTAAGAAAGCAGCTTGTCATGGTAACTGactcaaatctatttttttagGCATTATAGAGCATCATACAACTCTTTATAATCCTGACTAGAAAAAAGTGATGGAGTTAGTACTCAAACCCATTATCAAATTAAAAGTAGCACTACCATAGTGCAAAAATACTTTGTTACAAGtaaatcctgcattcaaaaaaTGTACTTAACTAAAAGTAAGAAGTTTAATCACAAAATTATACATAAAgcatcaaaattaaaataacaaaatgcaGAATAGACCCTTTCAGTATGTTTAATTcttatataaattatattatcaGATTATTTTAACTGATGTATTCATGTATAAGCAGCTTTTTAATGTAGTAACTGGTTGAGGTGGGGTtaatttgaactactttatcTGCTGTTGGGtagttaaatatataaaaactatGACATTTTATTCGTCGATCAAATGTTTTGTATCTGAGAACCTGATCtgagtaaaaagtgcaaaagtACCCTCTGAAACGTAGgccatacatacatataattaaagtacaagtacctcaaaattattcttaagtacagtatttgagtaaacGTACATGGCtgctttccaccactgctggtaAGTGTTCAAACCACTACAATCCTAATTACATACAGcatctataaataaaacagatttctcCCAAAACTAAACAACGTGATCAGTTCTAACACATCTTTAgtgacaccacacacacaaggctAAATCACAGCGATTGAAACTACAGACTACAGTAAACACACCAGGTCTGTGCAGCAGTTCATATTGATCCACCTATGAAGAATTCCAAAGATGGAGAAATTTATGgacatagaaaaagaaaaatggcatGTAAAAAATTATACTGAAAACAAAGGAGAATGTGTAATaagggagagatagagacatGTCAACTcagttaaaaggaaaacaagtgAAGGCCACTCCAAATCAGCTTGCAGGTCATTTGAGGTCAGTTCACACAGTGGGAGAGGTCAAACCCAGTAACTACCTCTGTGCGCACGTGACAGCTCTGGCTCTATGGGACCTCAGCCTTGGCTTCGGCCCTGTGGACAGTGCCACCGGGGGAGTCAGACATGtcatttttcacacatacagaaacatgataatataaataatgattGTCTCTTAACTAACTGTATGAGTAGCGCTACTAGAATGAACCTTGTATAAAATCATCCTGTAACAAAGCTTTCAGAACACATATTTGTGTCATATGTGGCTACAGTATTTGACTGATGAGGTAGGAACcgtataagaaaaataaatgcaatggaagtaaaaaaactaataaaaatcaATAGAATAATCCGATTGttgacacaaataaaaaaactggtTGCAGATGAGACCCTATGTTGATTTGCAGTGTGCTGTACATACCTGCGGCCGCTGGCATCCCTAAGTACAGCTGCCCCTGGGTCGACGGCTCGCGCCTCCaactcctgcacctcctccaAGAGAGACTTCCTCACAGTGCGACGTGTGCTGCAAAGCAGAAATAAGCTCATCAGACACATAAAGGAAAGTTTGAGTGTTTTAGTTCGCAGACACATGTGATTCATAATGTAAAGTGTGCTTAAGTGTTGACACAGACTCAATATGGGTTATGTAAACGCTTCGGTTAAGTTAAATAGTCTCTGTATGGATTTCCcatgtatttatattaaatgtgttttacttacGCTGTCCAAGCAAAGTCTTTGAGTAAACATGCAGTAGGCACCAGGACCAGGCCCAGCCAGAAGTGCCAGCACTGCATCACACTGCCAGCCTGCAATGACAACACACAGGCTCCATTTATTTTGCTCGTATATAAATTCAGATTGAGtattaagtcatttttctctgcagtgagcacagagaaacacatgTGGCGAAGGCAGAGAGAAATTTGAGACAAGGCACACTGAAAGCCAtatacagcataaaaaaaaaaaaattcagagtTGGCCGAAGTTGAAAATCCCTAATGTTAGCCAAACATATTTAACAGCTTTCTCACACCCCGTATCTAAACCACAAACTGGATTTAACACAGTATTCCCATAACTGAAATACAATGCTCCTGTGATGCTAAAAGACGAAAATGCTGGTGACTAACCACAGATCCCCCCTACCTGTCCCTGCAGCCTGGCTCACTGACCTATGACCCTCATCCTCAGTCTGTCTTCAGGGATTAATCATGCATCTAACCaccgcctgtctgtctgtctgtcttaccTCTTACTCCCACACATCTCTTTCTCCTGTGGTTCCCTCCAATCTTACTCTTTCACAACTTCCTTTCATTATGCGACTGTATCTTCTGTTACTTGTCTTCGCCTGTTACTGTAAATCCCTCCAATTTTGCCTTTATTACCCAACATGTCCCCTTTGGTTATCTTTAGTGTTTCACAAGCCTGAGGCTTAGTCTCTA
Protein-coding regions in this window:
- the LOC121888276 gene encoding protein shisa-2 → MWGGGFPMSVTVIVTLLLVIIDVKASGEYCHGWHDSQGVWKEGFQCPEKIDAEDAIICCGKCELRYCCSSTDARLDQGSCDNDRQAQEPGTESKENKDSGAVPIYVPFLIVGSVFVAFILVGSVVAVCCCRCLRPKQELSSGGASGGGASGGRLLETIPMMSSAGTSRGSSSRQSSTATSSSSSAPPAASRPAAPLMRAQASCCLPPDASVFVNMPTNFSVLNCQQATQIMPHQGQFLHPQYIGYAHPVAPAAAFLDPTQGGYRPLQSPCPPPTGGSSVTSDQKYPPVTV